From the genome of Bos mutus isolate GX-2022 chromosome 2, NWIPB_WYAK_1.1, whole genome shotgun sequence:
aaccctggattgCATGCTGTATGGCCAGTTGAGAGGACAAAATTTCTCCAAGTATATATCTGAATCTTTTATCCAACACTGTTGTTATACAGGAATGTCTAAGGCATGATCTGTGTCCTTGAAGACTTCACAGTCcatggtatagtccatggtgtgGAAGGCAGGCACATCCCCAATAGCATGTGGTTAGTGCTGTTTTTGAGGGATGAACAgaggaatgagagagaaaaactgcTGCCTGAGCTGGGGAAAGGGTAATCAGAGGTGACTTCACAGAggtggtgacatttgagcaggaCTCTGAGAAATGAGGAGTTACTCATGTGAAGAAAAAGGTGggagctggaggggaggggtggcagaGGGAGCAGCACCAGCAGAGGCACGGGGGTGCCAGTATGCAGCAGTAGGCCTGTATGATGCGGGGAGGGGTGTTGAAGGATGTGGTAGAAAGTACTTGTGGGGTTAGTATTTCAAAGGGAGCTTTGAGGGCCATGCTGAGGAGTTAAATTTTCACCTGTGAGCAACAAGGAACCAACCATTACTAGAGTAGTAACCTAGTTAGGTCGCATAGTAGTTTAGCAAACACCGGGTGCCTACTATTAAAACATACCTTGTAGTAAGggtgacagagaagcctgagttACAGTCTCTGTCCTGAGTAACATTGGAATCTAGTTGTGAGAATGAGATACACAAAAGTGAGGCAGCTCTGTAGTGTGAGGCTCAAAGTCTGTAGGACCAAATGCATAGAGCAGATGCAGCTAAGGGTCAGGAGAGCTTCTTGGAGCCAGTGGTCCTGGACCTGGAGAGCAGGGAAGGATGTGGGGAACTGATAAGGAGGCTGTTTTAGGCTCAGCGTAACTAGCTCTAGAAAGCTCCTGGAAAACTGAACTAAGTAGGGAAACGGGAAGCCCAGATTGGTGCTCCCTTTACTCCGCAGCCTGGGGCAGAGTGAAAAGGTAGGAGTGGTGaataaggaacagaggaaagTGCTGCACCCACACTTTTCCGCCTGAACCCCAAAAGCTTTTCTTGAGGCTGGTGGTGACCAGGTTGTGTCCTTGCAGGTCATGTCCAAAGTAATGGAGATGTTCCAGCCCAGTGCAGTTGTCTTGCAGTGTGGCTCTGACTCCTTGTCTGGGGATCGGTTAGGTTGCTTCAATCTGACCATCAAAGGTGAGTCCAGGTAGCATAGGGATGGGCAGGCAGGGTCCTGCTGGGTGCTCCTGTAACTTGGCACCCCTTCTCCCACCAAAGGGCATGCCAAGTGTGTGGAATTTGTGAAGAGCTTCAACCTGCctatgctgatgctgggaggaggtgGCTACACCATTCGTAATGTCGCCCGGTGCTGGACATATGAAACAGCTGTGGCCCTGGACACGGAGATCCCTAATGGTAATGGCTCCAGGGCCAGACTGGGCCGGGCGGTGCTGGAGCTCCTGTGTGCTTGAGCTCACACCCCCTTCCCGCTGGCTCTGCAGCGTCTCCTTTTCAGACTCTGATTCTGTTGCTAGCCTCTTGTGATTTTCAGACCATAGCCATCAGCTTTTTTCCGAGTCCTTTAGCTGCCCCTGTCCATTCACCCTTGACTTCTGGTCTGGACAGAATTATCAGTAGTTACAGCTTTGGAATTCATACTCTGTAGGGTAATTGGGGTAGTGAGGGAGAGTACTCTCAATGAATATTGCCTAAATTTTTCTAAACCAGGGGCTTCAGCCTTCTCCTTATACACAGGcactcacatacacatacccAGACACCACTGGTGTGGGCCCTGGAGAATGGCTTTGGCTTTTAAACAGTTGAAATCCTACAGGTACCCAAGTCTCACCCCATCTTGAAGGCCTGCTTCTGTTTGACAGTTGGGCTGACAGGCCCAGATAAACCTGCAAATGCTTTTCTCGGGGTTCCATGGTGGCCAGATCTCTTAATTCTCtcacccgcccccaccccaatTAGAGCTTCCATACAACGACTACTTCGAATACTTTGGACCAGATTTCAAACttcatatcagtccttccaatatgaCTAACCAGAACACTAATGAGTACCTGGAAAAGATCAAGTGAGTATACCCCCGCCCCACACACCCCTAATTGAACATTTCAGGCTCCGGTTGGTCCCTGACCAGAGCCCAGCCAACCTCTCTACCATTGGCCATAGACAGCGGCTGTTCGAGAACCTGAGAATGCTGCCCCACGCGCCTGGGGTCCAGATGCAGGCCATCCCCGAGGACGCCATTCCAGAGGAGAGTGGTGATGAGGATGAAGAAGACCCTGACAAGCGCATCTCAAGTAAGACCCAAACCTCGGGGGCCTCTGCCTCCCTACTCTGTAGGCTCTTCTGACTTGCCTCCATGTTCTCTCCAAGCTGCCCAGCTGTTGAGAACCCCAAATGCTCGTACCTGTAGGGCCAGGTCCCCTTCCCTCGGTGTCTTTTGCGGGAATGTGCAGAAAAGCATTCTTTGctgagataaagaatctgctctcTCACTGGAATGTCCCACTACTTCCCAGTCTGTTCCTCGGACAAACGAATTGCCTGTGAGGAAGAGTTCTCCGACTCTGACGAGGAGGGAGAAGGCGGGCGCAAGAACTCTTCCAACTTCAAGAAAGCCAAGAGAGtcaaaacagaggatgagaaagagaaagatccaGAAGAGAAGAAAGGTGAGTTTGGTTGGGCCAGGACTTGGGTCTTGAGCCCCAGGCCCTGGAAGATGAATTTATGTAGGGCACTGGGGGGCGGGGAGCCGACTTGGCACTGTCAGCTCCTGAGGTATTCCCTCAGCTACGTGGGCCTTTCTGTGGTTCCCAGAAGTGGCCCACAGAAGAATGAAACTCAATTCGTCATCCTCACTGACTGATAGAGCCCTGCCAGGTTCCAGAGCCAGGGACATGCCTGGGCTCCCCTTGGTCAGGCGAGGCTCACATACCACCCAAGCCCTTTCCCAGTGCTTCACCGCAGTTTCCCAGGGGGCTGCCTCCACCCGCTGGGTTTACTCTCTAGCAGGCTGGGAAACCGGTCCaacctgtttgttctctgcagGTCTAGCTGGGAGGGCTTGGGATgtacttttctcttttgtatGTCCACTGAGCTATGATGCTGGGAAGGGGTTTCAGGAGATCCCATGGGTCTTTCCGGGGGGCTGCCCTTGACCATCCCTGTATTCTTATGTTCTAGAAGTCACAGAAGAGGAGAAAACcaaggaagagaagcaagaagCCAAAGGGTGAGGAAAGAACTGTCTGTCTGCTCCCTGGCATTGGAGCACCAGCCCCTTTGTCCCACCACACCAAGAGGGAAAGCACAGGGACAGCTGGTCCAGCTTACAAAGGCCTCTTTCAGGGACCAGTCTGTCAGTTGCTGCAGTTCTAGGCAGAGCTAGGAAGCCCCAGCCTTCAGCAGTCACCTGGGCAGCCAGGGGCCTGAGGAAGTCATTGTACCTTTCCTTTTTCCGAGGCCTCT
Proteins encoded in this window:
- the HDAC1 gene encoding histone deacetylase 1 isoform X2, whose product is MKPHRIRMTHNLLLNYGLYRKMEIYRPHKANAEEMTKYHSDDYIKFLRSIRPDNMSEYSKQMQRFNVGEDCPVFDGLFEFCQLSTGGSVASAVKLNKQQTDIAVNWAGGLHHAKKSEASGFCYVNDIVLAILELLKYHQRVLYIDIDIHHGDGVEEAFYTTDRVMTVSFHKYGEYFPGTGDLRDIGAGKGKYYAVNYPLRDGIDDESYEAIFKPVMSKVMEMFQPSAVVLQCGSDSLSGDRLGCFNLTIKGHAKCVEFVKSFNLPMLMLGGGGYTIRNVARCWTYETAVALDTEIPNELPYNDYFEYFGPDFKLHISPSNMTNQNTNEYLEKIKQRLFENLRMLPHAPGVQMQAIPEDAIPEESGDEDEEDPDKRISICSSDKRIACEEEFSDSDEEGEGGRKNSSNFKKAKRVKTEDEKEKDPEEKKEVTEEEKTKEEKQEAKGVKEEVKLA